The following coding sequences lie in one Apium graveolens cultivar Ventura chromosome 3, ASM990537v1, whole genome shotgun sequence genomic window:
- the LOC141711550 gene encoding uncharacterized protein LOC141711550 isoform X5, whose protein sequence is MVVGQTKKLLNERSCSETSSGIHLLEQVNSRLALGVGDVSSETSAALSTGECTNPFYRNVRSRINSSPQQDSLFPNATFWSSSISAPPQALRLFPRNNSLSPAAEYPIHSVPWPLPVKEEADWFLRMGD, encoded by the exons ATGGTTGTAGGCCAAACAAAGAAATTGCTCAATGAGAGAT CTTGTTCAGAAACTTCTAGTGGTATTCATCTGCTGGAGCAGGTAAACTCAAGACTTGCACTTGGTGTTGGAGATGTTTCTTCTGAAACCTCTGCTGCTTTAAGTACGGGGGAGTGTACTAATCCTTTTTATAGAAATGTCCGATCAAGGATCAATTCTTCACCTCAACAAGATTCTTTATTCCCCAATGCAACTTTCTGGTCATCTAGTATTTCAGCTCCTCCTCAGGCATTGAGGCTTTTTCCTCGTAATAATTCTTTGTCACCAGCAGCAGAATATCCCATTCACTCCGTACCCTGGCCGCTGCCGGTGAAGGAAGAAGCAGACTGGTTTCTGAG GATGGGTGATTGA
- the LOC141711549 gene encoding lanC-like protein GCL2 isoform X2 encodes MANRYFDNDMPDFVDETPGAEKEGEEVVGQGTEESLVRLLCMPYHSFSENLKRAALDLKETVVIETWGFSRQDVQDFTVYTGTLGTAFLLFKSYQVTNNTSDLELACQIVKACDSASEKIKKTCDDASPHSGTSLKLHKKASFMTRDVTLFGRAGVYALGAVISKHMSDSKMLDYYLTKFKEIELTKDLPDELLFGRAGFLWACSYLNKHIGEGTIPSSHMRVVADEIIAKGRKMGSRDRCPLMYEFKGKKYLGTAHGLAGIMHVLMDLELKSDEREDVKATLKYMINNRLPSGNYPVVEGDDNDVLVHWCHGAPGIALTLVKAAQVFGDKEFLEAAIDAADVVWNRGLLKKVGICHGISGNTYVFLSLYGLTMKMEYLYRAKAFASFLLDRAHKLISSGEMHGGDTRYSMYEGLGGMAYLFLDMVQPTEAKFPGYEL; translated from the exons ATGGCGAATCGATATTTTGACAATGACATGCCGGACTTCGTCGACGAAACTCCGGGGGCAGAAAAGGAAGGAGAAGAAGTAGTAGGTCAAGGAACTGAAGAATCACTGGTGCGCCTTCTTTGCATGCCTTATCACTCCTTTTCTGAGAATCTTAAGCGAGCTGCTTTGGATCTTAAAGAAACT GTGGTGATTGAGACGTGGGGATTTAGCAGACAAGATGTGCAAGATTTTACTGTTTATACTGGAACACTTGGAACTGCTTTTTTGCTGTTCAAGTCGTATCAAGTTACGAATAATACAAGTGATCTGGAACTCGCTTGTCAGATTGTTAAGGCCTGTGACTCTGCTTCTGAGAAAATAAAAAAGACTTGTGATGATGCTTCTCCCCACTCTGG GACGTCATTGAAATTGCACAAAAAAGCTTCTTTTATGACCAG GGATGTGACGTTATTTGGACGAGCTGGGGTCTATGCTTTAGGTGCTGTAATATCTAAGCATATGAGCGACTCTAAGATGCTTGATTACTATTTAACGAAGTTCAAAGAG ATTGAGCTGACAAAAGACCTCCCTGATGAATTATTGTTTGGGAGAGCAGGATTCCTCTGGGCATGTTCTTATCTAAATAAGCATATAGGCGAGGGTACAATTCCTTCTTCCCACATG CGTGTGGTTGCTGATGAAATTATTGCAAAAGGAAGGAAAATGGGTTCCAGAGATAGGTGTCCTCTAATGTATGAATTTAAGGGTAAGAAGTACTTGGGTACCGCTCACGGTTTAGCAGGAATCATGCATGTCTTGATGGATTTAGAACTGAAGTCCGATGAGCGCGAGGATGTTAAGGCCACTCTTAAGTACATGATTAATAACAGGTTACCAAGTGGGAATTATCCTGTAGTTGAAGGAGATGACAATGATGTTCTTGTGCATTGGTGTCATGGAGCTCCTGGGATTGCACTTACGCTAGTGAAAGCAGCTCAG GTATTTGGAGATAAGGAGTTCTTGGAAGCAGCCATAGATGCAGCAGATGTAGTCTGGAATCGCGGTCTACTTAAAAAGGTCGGGATTTGCCATGGTATCAGTGGCAACACTTATGTGTTCTTGTCGCTCTACGGATTGACAATGAAAATGGAGTACCTCTACCGGGCCAAAGCATTTGCATCATTTTTACTGGATAGAGCACATAAGCTTATATCATCAGGAGAAATGCATGGAGGAGATACTCGGTATTCGATGTATGAAGGGCTCGGTGGCATGGCATATCTTTTTCTGGACATGGTACAGCCAACTGAGGCCAAATTTCCAGGCTATGAACTTTAA
- the LOC141711550 gene encoding uncharacterized protein LOC141711550 isoform X4, whose product MRDILLSACSETSSGIHLLEQVNSRLALGVGDVSSETSAALSTGECTNPFYRNVRSRINSSPQQDSLFPNATFWSSSISAPPQALRLFPRNNSLSPAAEYPIHSVPWPLPVKEEADWFLSLFSGWVIDRHIGI is encoded by the exons ATGAGAGAT ATTCTATTATCAGCTTGTTCAGAAACTTCTAGTGGTATTCATCTGCTGGAGCAGGTAAACTCAAGACTTGCACTTGGTGTTGGAGATGTTTCTTCTGAAACCTCTGCTGCTTTAAGTACGGGGGAGTGTACTAATCCTTTTTATAGAAATGTCCGATCAAGGATCAATTCTTCACCTCAACAAGATTCTTTATTCCCCAATGCAACTTTCTGGTCATCTAGTATTTCAGCTCCTCCTCAGGCATTGAGGCTTTTTCCTCGTAATAATTCTTTGTCACCAGCAGCAGAATATCCCATTCACTCCGTACCCTGGCCGCTGCCGGTGAAGGAAGAAGCAGACTGGTTTCTGAG TCTTTTTTCAGGATGGGTGATTGACAGGCATATAGGGATATGA
- the LOC141711549 gene encoding lanC-like protein GCL2 isoform X3 gives MANRYFDNDMPDFVDETPGAEKEGEEVVGQGTEESLVRLLCMPYHSFSENLKRAALDLKETVVIETWGFSRQDVQDFTVYTGTLGTAFLLFKSYQVTNNTSDLELACQIVKACDSASEKIKKTCDDASPHSGDVTLFGRAGVYALGAVISKHMSDSKMLDYYLTKFKEIELTKDLPDELLFGRAGFLWACSYLNKHIGEGTIPSSHMRVVADEIIAKGRKMGSRDRCPLMYEFKGKKYLGTAHGLAGIMHVLMDLELKSDEREDVKATLKYMINNRLPSGNYPVVEGDDNDVLVHWCHGAPGIALTLVKAAQVFGDKEFLEAAIDAADVVWNRGLLKKVGICHGISGNTYVFLSLYGLTMKMEYLYRAKAFASFLLDRAHKLISSGEMHGGDTRYSMYEGLGGMAYLFLDMVQPTEAKFPGYEL, from the exons ATGGCGAATCGATATTTTGACAATGACATGCCGGACTTCGTCGACGAAACTCCGGGGGCAGAAAAGGAAGGAGAAGAAGTAGTAGGTCAAGGAACTGAAGAATCACTGGTGCGCCTTCTTTGCATGCCTTATCACTCCTTTTCTGAGAATCTTAAGCGAGCTGCTTTGGATCTTAAAGAAACT GTGGTGATTGAGACGTGGGGATTTAGCAGACAAGATGTGCAAGATTTTACTGTTTATACTGGAACACTTGGAACTGCTTTTTTGCTGTTCAAGTCGTATCAAGTTACGAATAATACAAGTGATCTGGAACTCGCTTGTCAGATTGTTAAGGCCTGTGACTCTGCTTCTGAGAAAATAAAAAAGACTTGTGATGATGCTTCTCCCCACTCTGG GGATGTGACGTTATTTGGACGAGCTGGGGTCTATGCTTTAGGTGCTGTAATATCTAAGCATATGAGCGACTCTAAGATGCTTGATTACTATTTAACGAAGTTCAAAGAG ATTGAGCTGACAAAAGACCTCCCTGATGAATTATTGTTTGGGAGAGCAGGATTCCTCTGGGCATGTTCTTATCTAAATAAGCATATAGGCGAGGGTACAATTCCTTCTTCCCACATG CGTGTGGTTGCTGATGAAATTATTGCAAAAGGAAGGAAAATGGGTTCCAGAGATAGGTGTCCTCTAATGTATGAATTTAAGGGTAAGAAGTACTTGGGTACCGCTCACGGTTTAGCAGGAATCATGCATGTCTTGATGGATTTAGAACTGAAGTCCGATGAGCGCGAGGATGTTAAGGCCACTCTTAAGTACATGATTAATAACAGGTTACCAAGTGGGAATTATCCTGTAGTTGAAGGAGATGACAATGATGTTCTTGTGCATTGGTGTCATGGAGCTCCTGGGATTGCACTTACGCTAGTGAAAGCAGCTCAG GTATTTGGAGATAAGGAGTTCTTGGAAGCAGCCATAGATGCAGCAGATGTAGTCTGGAATCGCGGTCTACTTAAAAAGGTCGGGATTTGCCATGGTATCAGTGGCAACACTTATGTGTTCTTGTCGCTCTACGGATTGACAATGAAAATGGAGTACCTCTACCGGGCCAAAGCATTTGCATCATTTTTACTGGATAGAGCACATAAGCTTATATCATCAGGAGAAATGCATGGAGGAGATACTCGGTATTCGATGTATGAAGGGCTCGGTGGCATGGCATATCTTTTTCTGGACATGGTACAGCCAACTGAGGCCAAATTTCCAGGCTATGAACTTTAA
- the LOC141711549 gene encoding lanC-like protein GCL2 isoform X1, producing MANRYFDNDMPDFVDETPGAEKEGEEVVGQGTEESLVRLLCMPYHSFSENLKRAALDLKETVVIETWGFSRQDVQDFTVYTGTLGTAFLLFKSYQVTNNTSDLELACQIVKACDSASEKIKKTCDDASPHSGNRTSLKLHKKASFMTRDVTLFGRAGVYALGAVISKHMSDSKMLDYYLTKFKEIELTKDLPDELLFGRAGFLWACSYLNKHIGEGTIPSSHMRVVADEIIAKGRKMGSRDRCPLMYEFKGKKYLGTAHGLAGIMHVLMDLELKSDEREDVKATLKYMINNRLPSGNYPVVEGDDNDVLVHWCHGAPGIALTLVKAAQVFGDKEFLEAAIDAADVVWNRGLLKKVGICHGISGNTYVFLSLYGLTMKMEYLYRAKAFASFLLDRAHKLISSGEMHGGDTRYSMYEGLGGMAYLFLDMVQPTEAKFPGYEL from the exons ATGGCGAATCGATATTTTGACAATGACATGCCGGACTTCGTCGACGAAACTCCGGGGGCAGAAAAGGAAGGAGAAGAAGTAGTAGGTCAAGGAACTGAAGAATCACTGGTGCGCCTTCTTTGCATGCCTTATCACTCCTTTTCTGAGAATCTTAAGCGAGCTGCTTTGGATCTTAAAGAAACT GTGGTGATTGAGACGTGGGGATTTAGCAGACAAGATGTGCAAGATTTTACTGTTTATACTGGAACACTTGGAACTGCTTTTTTGCTGTTCAAGTCGTATCAAGTTACGAATAATACAAGTGATCTGGAACTCGCTTGTCAGATTGTTAAGGCCTGTGACTCTGCTTCTGAGAAAATAAAAAAGACTTGTGATGATGCTTCTCCCCACTCTGG GAATAGGACGTCATTGAAATTGCACAAAAAAGCTTCTTTTATGACCAG GGATGTGACGTTATTTGGACGAGCTGGGGTCTATGCTTTAGGTGCTGTAATATCTAAGCATATGAGCGACTCTAAGATGCTTGATTACTATTTAACGAAGTTCAAAGAG ATTGAGCTGACAAAAGACCTCCCTGATGAATTATTGTTTGGGAGAGCAGGATTCCTCTGGGCATGTTCTTATCTAAATAAGCATATAGGCGAGGGTACAATTCCTTCTTCCCACATG CGTGTGGTTGCTGATGAAATTATTGCAAAAGGAAGGAAAATGGGTTCCAGAGATAGGTGTCCTCTAATGTATGAATTTAAGGGTAAGAAGTACTTGGGTACCGCTCACGGTTTAGCAGGAATCATGCATGTCTTGATGGATTTAGAACTGAAGTCCGATGAGCGCGAGGATGTTAAGGCCACTCTTAAGTACATGATTAATAACAGGTTACCAAGTGGGAATTATCCTGTAGTTGAAGGAGATGACAATGATGTTCTTGTGCATTGGTGTCATGGAGCTCCTGGGATTGCACTTACGCTAGTGAAAGCAGCTCAG GTATTTGGAGATAAGGAGTTCTTGGAAGCAGCCATAGATGCAGCAGATGTAGTCTGGAATCGCGGTCTACTTAAAAAGGTCGGGATTTGCCATGGTATCAGTGGCAACACTTATGTGTTCTTGTCGCTCTACGGATTGACAATGAAAATGGAGTACCTCTACCGGGCCAAAGCATTTGCATCATTTTTACTGGATAGAGCACATAAGCTTATATCATCAGGAGAAATGCATGGAGGAGATACTCGGTATTCGATGTATGAAGGGCTCGGTGGCATGGCATATCTTTTTCTGGACATGGTACAGCCAACTGAGGCCAAATTTCCAGGCTATGAACTTTAA
- the LOC141711546 gene encoding putative polyol transporter 4, protein MGLVGLQENGNGEMGLVKSKYKRMDSELSDFDDDVDEATQNHHVQLERSKTTRKYVFACAVFASLNSVLLGYDVGVMSGAILFIHEDLKITEVQQEILVGSLSVVSIFGSLLGGRASDSLGRKWTMGLAAIIFQAGAAIMTFANSFEVLMLGRLLAGIGIGFGVMIAPVYIAEISPSIARGSFTSFPEIFINLGILLGYVSNYAFSGLPAHTNWRIMLAVGILPSIFIAGALFIIPESPRWLVMQNRTDEAKSVLMNTNETDAEVEERLAEIQKAAGTTNGDKYEEKAVWRELLSPSPALRRMLFAGFGIQCFQQITGIDATVYYSPEILKSAGIEGNSKVLAATVAVGVSKTVFILVAILLIDRVGRKPLLYVSTIGMTICLFTLGLSLSLLGEGSGSLGIALSLASVCGNVAFFSVGIGPVCWVLTSEIFPLRLRAQAAALGAVGNRICSGIIAMSFLSVSRAITVGGTFFIFSAISALSVVFVFTLVPETKGKSLEQIELLFHKEHDRQRGEVELGDVEHLVASK, encoded by the exons ATGGGCTTGGTGGGCCTCCAAGAAAATGGGAATGGTGAGATGGGCTTGGTTAAAAGTAAATATAAAAGAATGGATTCTGAGCTGAGTGACTttgatgatgatgttgatgaagctactcaaaatcatcatgtTCAGCTTGAGAGGAGCAAGACTACTAGGAAATATGTTTTTGCTTGTGCTGTTTTTGCATCTCTTAATTCTGTGCTTCTTGGCTATG ATGTAGGGGTCATGAGTGGAGCTATTCTATTTATTCATGAAGATCTGAAAATAACAGAGGTCCAACAAGAAATCCTTGTTGGTTCTCTGAGTGTCGTTTCAATCTTTGGTAGTTTACTTGGTGGAAGAGCATCAGATTCCCTTGGTAGAAAATGGACAATGGGGTTGGCTGCAATTATCTTTCAAGCTGGTGCAGCTATTATGACCTTTGCTAATTCTTTCGAAGTACTAATGCTTGGAAGGCTGTTGGCTGGAATTGGTATTGGTTTCGGGGTCATGATTGCTCCCGTTTACATTGCTGAGATATCACCATCCATTGCTAGAGGCTCCTTCACGTCTTTCCCAGAGATTTTCATAAATCTTGGAATTCTTCTTGGGTATGTATCTAACTATGCGTTTTCAGGCCTTCCAGCACATACAAACTGGAGGATAATGCTTGCTGTTGGAATTCTTCCTTCCATCTTCATAGCAGGAGCTCTGTTTATCATCCCCGAGTCACCAAGGTGGTTGGTTATGCAGAATAGAACCGATGAAGCAAAGTCAGTGCTAATGAATACAAATGAAACTGATGCAGAAGTTGAGGAGAGACTTGCAGAAATACAAAAAGCTGCCGGGACTACAAATGGAGATAAATATGAAGAAAAAGCTGTCTGGCGCGAACTGTTGAGTCCTTCCCCTGCCCTTAGGCGCATGCTGTTTGCTGGATTTGGCATTCAGTGTTTTCAACAGATTACTGGAATTGACGCGACTGTATATTATAGCCCCGAGATTCTTAAAAGTGCTGGTATTGAGGGCAACTCAAAAGTTCTTGCTGCAACTGTTGCGGTAGGAGTCTCAAAGACTGTGTTTATACTAGTTGCCATTCTACTTATTGACAGAGTAGGAAGAAAACCACTACTTTATGTGAGCACAATTGGTATGACCATATGTTTGTTTACTCTAGGCCTCAGTCTATCTTTACTAGGAGAAGGGTCTGGGTCTCTCGGAATTGCCTTGTCGCTTGCATCTGTTTGTGGGAATGTAGCTTTCTTTTCTGTTGGAATTGGCCCTGTGTGTTGGGTTCTGACATCTGAAATCTTCCCTTTAAGACTGCGCGCTCAAGCAGCAGCACTCGGGGCAGTAGGAAATAGAATTTGTAGCGGCATAATTGCCATGTCATTCCTATCAGTCTCACGTGCAATTACAGTGGGTGGAACATTTTTCATCTTCTCAGCAATATCAGCCCTTTCAGTTGTTTTTGTCTTCACCCTTGTTCCTGAAACGAAAGGCAAATCTTTGGAGCAAATCGAGTTGCTATTTCATAAAGAACATGATAGGCAACGAGGTGAAGTGGAGCTTGGTGATGTTGAGCACCTTGTTGCGAGCAAGTAG
- the LOC141711550 gene encoding uncharacterized protein LOC141711550 isoform X3 — MVVGQTKKLLNERSCSETSSGIHLLEQVNSRLALGVGDVSSETSAALSTGECTNPFYRNVRSRINSSPQQDSLFPNATFWSSSISAPPQALRLFPRNNSLSPAAEYPIHSVPWPLPVKEEADWFLSLFSGWVIDRHIGI; from the exons ATGGTTGTAGGCCAAACAAAGAAATTGCTCAATGAGAGAT CTTGTTCAGAAACTTCTAGTGGTATTCATCTGCTGGAGCAGGTAAACTCAAGACTTGCACTTGGTGTTGGAGATGTTTCTTCTGAAACCTCTGCTGCTTTAAGTACGGGGGAGTGTACTAATCCTTTTTATAGAAATGTCCGATCAAGGATCAATTCTTCACCTCAACAAGATTCTTTATTCCCCAATGCAACTTTCTGGTCATCTAGTATTTCAGCTCCTCCTCAGGCATTGAGGCTTTTTCCTCGTAATAATTCTTTGTCACCAGCAGCAGAATATCCCATTCACTCCGTACCCTGGCCGCTGCCGGTGAAGGAAGAAGCAGACTGGTTTCTGAG TCTTTTTTCAGGATGGGTGATTGACAGGCATATAGGGATATGA
- the LOC141711550 gene encoding uncharacterized protein LOC141711550 isoform X6, whose protein sequence is MVVGQTKKLLNERSCSETSSGIHLLEQVNSRLALGVGDVSSETSAALSTGECTNPFYRNVRSRINSSPQQDSLFPNATFWSSSISAPPQALRLFPRNNSLSPAAEYPIHSVPWPLPVKEEADWFLRM, encoded by the exons ATGGTTGTAGGCCAAACAAAGAAATTGCTCAATGAGAGAT CTTGTTCAGAAACTTCTAGTGGTATTCATCTGCTGGAGCAGGTAAACTCAAGACTTGCACTTGGTGTTGGAGATGTTTCTTCTGAAACCTCTGCTGCTTTAAGTACGGGGGAGTGTACTAATCCTTTTTATAGAAATGTCCGATCAAGGATCAATTCTTCACCTCAACAAGATTCTTTATTCCCCAATGCAACTTTCTGGTCATCTAGTATTTCAGCTCCTCCTCAGGCATTGAGGCTTTTTCCTCGTAATAATTCTTTGTCACCAGCAGCAGAATATCCCATTCACTCCGTACCCTGGCCGCTGCCGGTGAAGGAAGAAGCAGACTGGTTTCTGAG GATGTGA